The Candidatus Rokuibacteriota bacterium genome contains the following window.
CGCCGAGCCGGCGAGAGCCGGTGCGGGAGCCACCCTCGCTCCGGGTACCAAGGCGAATATCCGTGCCGGGCGCCCGTCCAATCAGGCCGGAAGCGGCTCATCCCGCGCCCGGAAAGGAGACTGCGATGCGGATCAGGATCCTCGGAGCCTTCCTCCCACTGCTCATGCTCGCCTCGCCAGCGGCCGGCTCAGAGCCGCGCGCGGCGACCCCCGCCGCCCATGCGGAACTGGGCCGGGCCATCGAGGAGCTGTCCAGCCAGCTCCACGGGCTGGGCAGCCGCTGGCGCGAGCACTTCATGCACCCGGGGCCGCGCGCCGAGCGCCCGCTCATCACGCTCATGCTCAGGCACCGCGACGAGCTGGGGCTCTCCGCCGACCAGGTTCAGAGCCTGGAGCGGCTGAGGGCCGACTTCCAGCGCGAGGCCATCCGGCGCGACGCCGACCTGCGCGTGGCCGAGGTGGAGCTCGGGAGCCTCCTCAACGCCGACGCCGTCGACCTAGGCCAGGTGGAGACGAAGCTCCGCGAGATCGAGCGCATCCGCGTCGACCTCCGCCTGGCGCGAATCCGCACGATCGAGCAGGGCAAAGCGCAGCTCTCCCCCGAGCAGCGCGCGAAACTCCGGAGCCTGCTCGC
Protein-coding sequences here:
- a CDS encoding periplasmic heavy metal sensor, with product MRIRILGAFLPLLMLASPAAGSEPRAATPAAHAELGRAIEELSSQLHGLGSRWREHFMHPGPRAERPLITLMLRHRDELGLSADQVQSLERLRADFQREAIRRDADLRVAEVELGSLLNADAVDLGQVETKLREIERIRVDLRLARIRTIEQGKAQLSPEQRAKLRSLLAEPRMPGPPMGSPRHRTGDTL